From the genome of Rhinoderma darwinii isolate aRhiDar2 chromosome 1, aRhiDar2.hap1, whole genome shotgun sequence:
CTTCTTCCCCGAGACATTTTGGAAAAAGTAGGCATTGAAGTCCGATTTAAATCTACATATTTTGATGGCAGGGGTTTATATTCAACACTTATATCATGGGACATGTGCATTTCCAAAACTGGTAAACTCTCGCAGGTCTGAGTCTCGATGTTTGTGGGCAAGTTTTCTCGGGCAGGAAAACCTTTACATTTCCTATTGGGCTGTCTTTTTATAGAGATGCCAGTACCCAAAGAGGAGCTTGAGCTATTTCCGATGGCACATGGAGGTTCCTTTCTTTTGCAAGCTTGTCTAGATTGGGCGAGATGGTGGCTTTTTGACTTCTGAGAAAACTCTTCAACACAGTTCAACAGTCCAGAATTGCCAGGAACGACATCCTTTCCATTAGAAATCTTTGGTCTTTTTGCTTCCTGCGATGTAGAACAATTAAGGCTTTGAGGGGCAGGTCTTagattatacttctccctgtttacagttgTACCACTCAACATCTCTTGGTGGCAACCCGCAGATTGTCTAGGTCTTTCTTTTAGTAACTGGTAATTTTTTAGCGACTTCTCATGAATTTTAATTTCGGAACGAAGCACATTTCTCTGGGACTTCACTCGTGTGGCTTTACTTTGAATTGCGGCAACTGCTTTCCCTGGGGAGGGCTCTCTCTCATGTGTCAAAAAACGATCCATAGGCATCATAAATGGGCCTGTATTTTCATCTAGAACATCTGGCTGCATACTTTGTTGTGGACCATTAACTTCTGTTGCCGAGGTCTGCATACACGGATTATTAAAAGACTCAAGAGTGGTAATGTGTCTTGTATCTTGCTTTAGGGTAAAAGATTTACTTGTATCATCCAGTATTTGCACTGATGGATCCGCATTGTTAGTAACATGTAAGTGTAAGTTGCCTAAACAAACTTCACTGCGGCTTTCCTCTCTATTCTTGAAGTCAGTCAGGGCTACAGCACAGGCTGGTGAAGAAGTGGGTAATAATAAAGCAGAACAGTCACCAAGATGCTTATTAGACACAGACAAACGGGGTGTATATTCTTTTAGGAAGCACACATTTGTATGTTGGCTCTGAAGTGTGTCACCTCCACTTCTGATATCAACTAATTGAGGTAATACAGACATATTAGACACATCTAGCGGTACCGAAGAatcacatacagcaccagaattaaAATAACAAATGCGTTCTGGTTGGTTAATGGTGGAGGGAACCTTCGATATTCTGTGGTCATGCATTTTAATACTATGGCACTCAGGAAAGGAAACGGCTGAGACATTAAACTTGACCTCTTGTGCCAATAATGTGTCCATTTTGCTGGAAGAATCTAGAACGGTCTCATCTACTTTATATTTACCACCACAGTGGCTCAAATCGACTTCCTGTGGGTTCTTGAGTGCTTTCAGAATACAGCGATCTTTCATAGCAAATTTAGGTGGTTCATTTAAGAGGTGACCTTCTTGATCACTGCCTTTAAATTCATCTTCATCTTTCTTCAGTTCTGGGGATTCAACTTTTTGGCTGATAATATTTTTGGGCTCCTTCGAGGACAACAGTGAATTTACTTCAGGATTTGAGAAAGAACCCCAAATATCTATATAAGGTACAAGAGCATACGACGGTGTTTCATCAGTAAAGTAGCCAACTGTCGGACAAGGAACTTTCAAGTAATCGGAGGTTAGGACTGCTTCTTTAATAGTTGCTGCCAAATTTGACTGCATGTGAGAAGAATTCACAGTCCCATCACAATTGGTAACATCATGAATAACAGAATCTGAATCATAGATTCCACCACTTGAATCTTCATCTGTGTCAACCAAACAGGGAGACTCTTCAACAACTTTAAGGGATGTGATTGAATCCTTTGCTAGCGCTGGCACCTTGTCACAAAGCCCCTGTAACTGTATGAAAACAAGTTTCCCGGTTCCTTCTGATTGATGTAACTTCTGTGGGATGGTGCATTGCTTTTCTTCTGTCTCCATAGACAGACGGGAATTTATATCATGCTCTGTAATCCTAACATTTTTGTCATTCAATGGAGCTCCAGACCTAAATAACTGTTCCTTAATTTCACCATCTAGCCCCGAACCTGTAGTATCAGAGTTAAAGTCAATATAAGATGTTTTAACGCAATCTGAAGAGCCGATGGAGGAGTTCGCACGTGAAGACTCCCCAAATGTGCCTGACGGTGGAGCTGAAAACAATACATTGTGTGGACTTGGATCGGAGCGGTCTTCCAAATTATTGGCACATGTATATTTTGTCTGACAATCAGGTGCGTCGTCACTCAGAGAGGTGTTACAATCACTCATGTTTGAGGAAAAAGAACATTCTTCAGTGTCAAGTGCTTTGGCACCAGTCAAATTTTCAATGCAAGGTGGAAGATTTGGTTTGAAAGACGGATCATCTTCGAAGTTCTCTGATGATGTATTAGAATTTTCAAGCATAGATTTATCACACAACAGCAAATCAACCTTGGAGGTGTCAGACTGAACGTCTTGGAGTCTTGTGCTAGCCGTCTCGACAGAATCAGTTTTGGTAAGATTTGCGGTGGAGATTGTATTCTTTTGTTTTTCAACTACAGTGGTCTCAAATTCTTGCGGAATAGACTCTACACTCATATTCAAGTCCGTATCTCTTGGCACGCTACGCTGCAAGCTATTTTCTTTAGGTGCATTTATATCATCACATGTATTTGGATCCAGTCTTTGCAAAAAGCAAGATGCTGTACCGACTTCATTTATGCAGGAAAACCCCGGATCTTTGCAAACAGATGTTTCCTGAAGACTGGCAGGGACTGGAAAATCAACAGGGTCAATAGTTCTCTGGGTCGATGTACTCTGAAGACATGGCAAGTGTTCAGCTTCAAGGCACTTCACAGAATCACCATCTCTGGTGTTATAAGCTGTGCATTGGTAACTTGATGACATTGACATAGTACATTCACCATGAAGAAATTCTTCAGTCGACTCCTCTATTAATGTCTGGGGCTTTATGGCTGCTAAAAATAAGGACTCAACTTTGTTGGGGTCATTTGGCAGATTACCCATTCTCTCACTCTGCTCTGATTGTAAAACTGCCCCAGTGCCCATCACTTCCCTACCTGCAGCGTTATCATTCATCTTGGATACAGGAT
Proteins encoded in this window:
- the PRR14L gene encoding protein PRR14L isoform X2, giving the protein MLELDVLEQRPLESSVSRTVTPWWPVLHVPFILDLKIGPDPISDLGNLDQLALQANVQETRDSLTESSEDTKDISAPELVSCASEKDTGELFILNSAVMLDVVEKVTPMEICDSTENMMLQEAGESSNLRIREDFFEITIARDLTNQLPMKDNTLSNPVSKMNDNAAGREVMGTGAVLQSEQSERMGNLPNDPNKVESLFLAAIKPQTLIEESTEEFLHGECTMSMSSSYQCTAYNTRDGDSVKCLEAEHLPCLQSTSTQRTIDPVDFPVPASLQETSVCKDPGFSCINEVGTASCFLQRLDPNTCDDINAPKENSLQRSVPRDTDLNMSVESIPQEFETTVVEKQKNTISTANLTKTDSVETASTRLQDVQSDTSKVDLLLCDKSMLENSNTSSENFEDDPSFKPNLPPCIENLTGAKALDTEECSFSSNMSDCNTSLSDDAPDCQTKYTCANNLEDRSDPSPHNVLFSAPPSGTFGESSRANSSIGSSDCVKTSYIDFNSDTTGSGLDGEIKEQLFRSGAPLNDKNVRITEHDINSRLSMETEEKQCTIPQKLHQSEGTGKLVFIQLQGLCDKVPALAKDSITSLKVVEESPCLVDTDEDSSGGIYDSDSVIHDVTNCDGTVNSSHMQSNLAATIKEAVLTSDYLKVPCPTVGYFTDETPSYALVPYIDIWGSFSNPEVNSLLSSKEPKNIISQKVESPELKKDEDEFKGSDQEGHLLNEPPKFAMKDRCILKALKNPQEVDLSHCGGKYKVDETVLDSSSKMDTLLAQEVKFNVSAVSFPECHSIKMHDHRISKVPSTINQPERICYFNSGAVCDSSVPLDVSNMSVLPQLVDIRSGGDTLQSQHTNVCFLKEYTPRLSVSNKHLGDCSALLLPTSSPACAVALTDFKNREESRSEVCLGNLHLHVTNNADPSVQILDDTSKSFTLKQDTRHITTLESFNNPCMQTSATEVNGPQQSMQPDVLDENTGPFMMPMDRFLTHEREPSPGKAVAAIQSKATRVKSQRNVLRSEIKIHEKSLKNYQLLKERPRQSAGCHQEMLSGTTVNREKYNLRPAPQSLNCSTSQEAKRPKISNGKDVVPGNSGLLNCVEEFSQKSKSHHLAQSRQACKRKEPPCAIGNSSSSSLGTGISIKRQPNRKCKGFPARENLPTNIETQTCESLPVLEMHMSHDISVEYKPLPSKYVDLNRTSMPTFSKMSRGRSVSQKSTHLLILNKLSRIANRLTAPSKDSCTSKTFSSNLKVIPFCGVKIQARKLLSVFTCVNMSMDSQPGQIWQENVCLPSSRDRLVSQSMNLYPTSFPKTCSRNLGDPFSLNSCGNLTFPVSFHVNLDPICLSDFLKCNPPDYILRSPPTTAQSSEISEWTLSLFLSSHVPTDPENVHLLTQWNPQFRSLWGSESSHTRRSVRKSGCSMLGLHTVLALSSPGCYRLWTRRRNLGSRIPTVQKLSVAQFAHGLKGSPPQFSRENEQFSSLAFSLGRVLSTWSRHGLSAFSSDCANTRPNCSVWLPCQSRKVISLFQNLNLPLKQRICHQKDLGLPFYLSTQQKDDPRPLCWLSSPYKKDVELSSCSFKQEDGPRHSFIFSTVKEYNSNLLFDPLTRQKSNPEHPLCLSSLQHDLKPVINISLKKDQNPTICLDSRCDVSIQKDVALDLHCPVTPPKGQACPFEQRENILIPCKQSQNKEGDQKGAFKREPQRVSQIRIRKTIPKPDPNLTPMGLPKPKRVNKKEFSLEDIYTNKNYKSPPPARSLETIFEEPKEKNGVLISVSKQKRKRVLDFRDCTVPRLKRPKGKVKVMSSCKRGRKAAIEGVQLDALLIQKLMDLENCLLEEEARERGSAASEMPS
- the PRR14L gene encoding protein PRR14L isoform X1 — protein: MLELDVLEQRPLESSVSRTVTPWWPVLHVPFILDLKIGPDPISDLGNLDQLALQANVQETRDSLTESSEDTKDISAPELVSCASEKDTGELFILNSAVMLDVVEKVTPMEICDSTENMMLQEAGESSNLRIREDFFEITIARDLTNQLPMKDNTLSNPVSKMNDNAAGREVMGTGAVLQSEQSERMGNLPNDPNKVESLFLAAIKPQTLIEESTEEFLHGECTMSMSSSYQCTAYNTRDGDSVKCLEAEHLPCLQSTSTQRTIDPVDFPVPASLQETSVCKDPGFSCINEVGTASCFLQRLDPNTCDDINAPKENSLQRSVPRDTDLNMSVESIPQEFETTVVEKQKNTISTANLTKTDSVETASTRLQDVQSDTSKVDLLLCDKSMLENSNTSSENFEDDPSFKPNLPPCIENLTGAKALDTEECSFSSNMSDCNTSLSDDAPDCQTKYTCANNLEDRSDPSPHNVLFSAPPSGTFGESSRANSSIGSSDCVKTSYIDFNSDTTGSGLDGEIKEQLFRSGAPLNDKNVRITEHDINSRLSMETEEKQCTIPQKLHQSEGTGKLVFIQLQGLCDKVPALAKDSITSLKVVEESPCLVDTDEDSSGGIYDSDSVIHDVTNCDGTVNSSHMQSNLAATIKEAVLTSDYLKVPCPTVGYFTDETPSYALVPYIDIWGSFSNPEVNSLLSSKEPKNIISQKVESPELKKDEDEFKGSDQEGHLLNEPPKFAMKDRCILKALKNPQEVDLSHCGGKYKVDETVLDSSSKMDTLLAQEVKFNVSAVSFPECHSIKMHDHRISKVPSTINQPERICYFNSGAVCDSSVPLDVSNMSVLPQLVDIRSGGDTLQSQHTNVCFLKEYTPRLSVSNKHLGDCSALLLPTSSPACAVALTDFKNREESRSEVCLGNLHLHVTNNADPSVQILDDTSKSFTLKQDTRHITTLESFNNPCMQTSATEVNGPQQSMQPDVLDENTGPFMMPMDRFLTHEREPSPGKAVAAIQSKATRVKSQRNVLRSEIKIHEKSLKNYQLLKERPRQSAGCHQEMLSGTTVNREKYNLRPAPQSLNCSTSQEAKRPKISNGKDVVPGNSGLLNCVEEFSQKSKSHHLAQSRQACKRKEPPCAIGNSSSSSLGTGISIKRQPNRKCKGFPARENLPTNIETQTCESLPVLEMHMSHDISVEYKPLPSKYVDLNRTSMPTFSKMSRGRSVSQKSTHLLILNKLSRIANRLTAPSKDSCTSKTFSSNLKVIPFCGVKIQARKLLSVFTCVNMSMDSQPGQIWQENVCLPSSRDRLVSQSMNLYPTSFPKTCSRNLGDPFSLNSCGNLTFPVSFHVNLDPICLSDFLKCNPPDYILRSPPTTAQSSEISEWTLSLFLSSHVPTDPENVHLLTQWNPQFRSLWGSESSHTRRSVRKSGCSMLGLHTVLALSSPGCYRLWTRRRNLGSRIPTVQKLSVAQFAHGLKGSPPQFSRENEQFSSLAFSLGRVLSTWSRHGLSAFSSDCANTRPNCSVWLPCQSRKVISLCGSPKPLVCVPQLPLDIIPQFNSYNLFQNLNLPLKQRICHQKDLGLPFYLSTQQKDDPRPLCWLSSPYKKDVELSSCSFKQEDGPRHSFIFSTVKEYNSNLLFDPLTRQKSNPEHPLCLSSLQHDLKPVINISLKKDQNPTICLDSRCDVSIQKDVALDLHCPVTPPKGQACPFEQRENILIPCKQSQNKEGDQKGAFKREPQRVSQIRIRKTIPKPDPNLTPMGLPKPKRVNKKEFSLEDIYTNKNYKSPPPARSLETIFEEPKEKNGVLISVSKQKRKRVLDFRDCTVPRLKRPKGKVKVMSSCKRGRKAAIEGVQLDALLIQKLMDLENCLLEEEARERGSAASEMPS